A window of the Streptomyces sp. Ag109_O5-10 genome harbors these coding sequences:
- a CDS encoding serine/threonine-protein kinase yields MRPVGSKYLLEEPLGRGATGTVWRARQRETAGAEAAVPGQPGETVAIKVLKEELASDPDIVMRFLRERSVLLRLTHPNIVRVRDLVVEGDLLALVMDLVDGPDLHRYLRENGPFTPVAAALLTAQVADALAVSHADGVVHRDLKPANVLLAQYNGQMHPMLTDFGIARLADSPGLTRTQEFVGTPAYVAPESAEGRPQTSAVDIYGAGILLYELVTGRPPFSGGSALEVLHQHLSAEPRRPSTVPDPLWTVIERCLRKNPDDRPSAENLARGLRVVAEGVGVHANSAQIAAAEGVGALLAPDPAPAAVPGSADPTQVLPNTGTPMGAYDPNAATSVLPHTGGPGPFGAADPTAVLPNTGAADPTAVMPPMPQGRPGQPGQQQPEQPHPWQTQLRAARDRNEQTQVQYLDPGEDPLRRRPQRQVARPQQPPQRQAPQQQPVRRPQPRGQQGGQQGGQGGYGQQPAGYGGGRPQQYAPPQQPQQRYAPPAEPQRAPREPRQRSANPMRIPGLGCLKGCLFLVVILFVAGWLIWDLTPVHTWVGQGEGYWSQLKDWTKSIGSFISNLGNGSGN; encoded by the coding sequence GTGCGGCCGGTAGGCAGCAAGTACCTCCTGGAGGAGCCGCTGGGACGCGGCGCCACCGGTACCGTCTGGCGTGCCCGCCAGCGGGAGACCGCGGGCGCCGAGGCGGCCGTGCCCGGCCAGCCCGGCGAGACCGTCGCGATCAAAGTCCTCAAGGAAGAGCTCGCGAGCGACCCCGACATCGTGATGCGCTTCCTCAGGGAGCGCTCCGTCCTGCTCCGGCTCACCCACCCGAACATCGTCCGGGTGCGGGACCTCGTCGTGGAGGGTGATCTCCTCGCCCTGGTGATGGACCTCGTCGACGGCCCCGACCTGCACCGCTACCTGCGCGAGAACGGCCCCTTCACCCCCGTCGCCGCCGCCCTGCTCACCGCCCAGGTCGCCGACGCGCTCGCCGTCAGCCACGCCGACGGCGTGGTGCACCGCGACCTGAAGCCCGCCAACGTGCTGCTCGCCCAGTACAACGGCCAGATGCACCCGATGCTGACCGACTTCGGCATCGCCCGCCTCGCCGACTCCCCGGGGCTGACCCGCACCCAGGAGTTCGTCGGCACGCCCGCGTACGTCGCCCCGGAGTCCGCCGAGGGCCGTCCGCAGACCTCCGCCGTCGACATCTACGGCGCCGGCATCCTGCTGTACGAGCTGGTCACCGGCCGCCCGCCGTTCTCCGGCGGCAGCGCCCTGGAAGTCCTGCACCAGCACCTCAGCGCCGAGCCCCGCCGCCCCTCCACCGTCCCCGACCCGCTGTGGACGGTCATAGAACGGTGCCTGCGCAAGAACCCCGACGACCGCCCGAGCGCCGAGAACCTCGCGCGCGGCCTGCGGGTCGTCGCCGAGGGCGTGGGCGTGCACGCGAACTCCGCGCAGATCGCGGCCGCCGAGGGCGTCGGCGCGCTGCTCGCCCCCGACCCGGCACCGGCTGCCGTGCCGGGTTCGGCCGACCCTACCCAGGTGCTGCCGAACACCGGCACGCCGATGGGCGCGTACGACCCGAACGCCGCGACCAGCGTCCTGCCGCACACCGGCGGGCCGGGGCCGTTCGGCGCCGCCGACCCGACCGCGGTGCTCCCCAACACCGGCGCCGCCGACCCGACGGCCGTCATGCCGCCGATGCCCCAGGGCCGGCCGGGGCAGCCCGGCCAGCAGCAGCCCGAGCAGCCGCACCCCTGGCAGACCCAGCTCCGCGCGGCCCGCGACCGCAACGAGCAGACCCAGGTCCAGTACCTCGACCCCGGCGAGGACCCCCTCCGTCGCCGGCCGCAGCGCCAGGTGGCCCGGCCGCAGCAGCCGCCGCAGCGCCAGGCTCCGCAGCAGCAGCCGGTACGCCGCCCGCAGCCGCGCGGACAGCAGGGCGGACAGCAGGGCGGACAGGGCGGGTACGGCCAGCAGCCCGCCGGGTACGGCGGCGGCCGGCCGCAGCAGTACGCCCCGCCGCAGCAGCCCCAGCAGCGCTACGCGCCCCCGGCCGAGCCGCAGCGGGCCCCGCGCGAGCCGCGGCAGCGCAGCGCCAACCCGATGCGGATTCCGGGGCTCGGCTGCCTCAAGGGCTGCCTGTTCCTGGTCGTCATCCTGTTCGTCGCGGGCTGGCTGATCTGGGACCTGACCCCGGTGCACACGTGGGTCGGACAGGGCGAGGGCTACTGGAGCCAGCTGAAGGACTGGACGAAGTCGATCGGCAGCTTCATCAGCAACCTGGGCAACGGTTCCGGCAACTGA
- a CDS encoding serine/threonine-protein kinase, with translation MARKIGSRYTANQILGRGSAGTVWLGEGPEGPVAIKLLREDLASDEELVGRFVQERTALLGLDHPHVVSVRDLVVDGNDLALVMDLVRGTDLRTRLDRERRLAPEAAVAIVADVADGLAAAHAAGVVHRDVKPENVLLDMQGPLGPGGAHPALLTDFGVAKLIDSPKRTRATKIIGTPDYLAPEIVEGLPPRASVDIYALATVLYELLAGFTPFGGGHPGAVLRRHVTETVVPLPGIPEELWQLLVQCLAKAPASRLRASELAARLREQLPMLAGMPPLDVDEPDTETPEETEESSAAAAPAAEEQRVRRRGAVSLVPGAKPDSNRDTHTSMRVPGPDELAGGARGTARVPRASGAPRPGSARHRVAARRRRVTFAVAGVAVAAAVGVGAWLATSGDDSAPPKETHSSSTP, from the coding sequence TTGGCACGGAAGATCGGCAGCCGGTACACCGCCAACCAGATCCTGGGGCGGGGCAGCGCCGGCACGGTGTGGCTGGGCGAGGGGCCGGAAGGGCCCGTCGCCATCAAGCTGCTGCGCGAGGATCTCGCGTCCGACGAGGAGCTGGTGGGCCGCTTCGTGCAGGAGCGCACGGCACTGCTGGGCCTCGACCACCCGCACGTGGTGTCCGTCCGTGACCTCGTCGTCGACGGCAACGACCTCGCCCTCGTCATGGACCTGGTCCGCGGCACGGACCTGCGCACCCGCCTGGACCGGGAGCGACGGCTCGCGCCCGAGGCGGCCGTCGCCATCGTCGCGGACGTCGCGGACGGGCTGGCGGCGGCGCACGCGGCGGGCGTCGTCCACCGGGACGTGAAGCCGGAGAACGTCCTCCTCGACATGCAGGGCCCGCTGGGCCCCGGTGGCGCCCACCCCGCCCTGCTGACCGACTTCGGCGTCGCGAAGCTCATCGACTCCCCGAAGCGGACCCGGGCCACGAAGATCATCGGCACGCCGGACTACCTGGCCCCGGAGATCGTCGAGGGCCTGCCGCCCCGCGCCTCGGTGGACATCTACGCCCTCGCGACGGTCCTGTACGAGCTCCTCGCGGGCTTCACCCCGTTCGGCGGCGGCCACCCCGGCGCGGTGCTCCGCCGCCACGTCACCGAGACCGTCGTGCCCCTCCCCGGCATCCCCGAGGAGCTCTGGCAGCTGCTCGTCCAGTGCCTGGCGAAGGCGCCGGCGTCCCGGCTGCGGGCCTCCGAGCTGGCCGCGCGGCTGCGGGAGCAGCTGCCGATGCTGGCCGGGATGCCGCCGCTGGACGTCGACGAGCCGGACACGGAGACGCCGGAGGAGACCGAGGAGTCGTCGGCCGCCGCCGCGCCCGCCGCGGAGGAGCAGCGGGTACGGCGCCGGGGGGCCGTCTCCCTGGTGCCGGGCGCGAAGCCGGACTCCAACCGGGACACGCACACGTCGATGCGGGTACCGGGCCCCGACGAGCTGGCGGGCGGCGCCCGGGGCACGGCGCGGGTGCCCAGGGCGTCGGGGGCTCCGCGGCCGGGGTCGGCACGGCACCGGGTCGCGGCGCGACGACGGAGGGTGACGTTCGCGGTGGCGGGGGTCGCGGTGGCGGCCGCTGTCGGCGTCGGGGCGTGGCTGGCGACGTCGGGCGACGACTCGGCTCCGCCGAAGGAGACGCACAGCTCGTCAACGCCGTGA
- the prfB gene encoding peptide chain release factor 2, which translates to MAVVDVSEELKSLSSTMESIEAVLDLDKLRADIAVLEEQAAAPSLWDNPDEAQKITSKLSHLQAEVRKAEVLRGRIDDLAVLFEMADEEDDPDTRAEAESELAAVKKALDEMEVRTLLSGEYDSREALVNIRAEAGGVDAADFAEKLQRMYLRWAEQKGYKTELIETSYAEEAGIKSTTFAVQVPYAYGTLSVEQGTHRLVRISPYDNQGRRQTSFAGVEVLPVVEQSDHVEIDESELRIDVYRSSGPGGQGVNTTDSAVRITHLPTGIVVSCQNERSQIQNKATAMNVLQAKLLERRRQEEQAKMDALKGDGGNSWGNQMRSYVLHPYQMVKDLRTEYEVGNPEAVFNGEIDGFLEAGIRWRKQQEK; encoded by the coding sequence GTGGCAGTCGTCGATGTATCCGAAGAGCTCAAGTCCCTCTCCTCGACCATGGAGTCGATCGAGGCCGTTCTGGACCTCGACAAGCTGAGGGCAGACATCGCCGTGCTCGAGGAGCAGGCGGCCGCGCCGTCCCTGTGGGACAACCCGGACGAGGCGCAGAAGATCACCAGCAAGCTGAGCCACCTCCAGGCCGAGGTCAGGAAGGCGGAGGTGCTGCGCGGACGGATCGACGATCTCGCGGTGCTCTTCGAGATGGCCGACGAGGAGGACGACCCGGACACCCGCGCCGAGGCCGAGTCCGAGCTCGCCGCCGTCAAGAAGGCGCTGGACGAGATGGAGGTCCGCACCCTGCTCAGCGGGGAGTACGACTCCCGGGAAGCCCTGGTCAACATCCGTGCCGAGGCCGGTGGCGTCGACGCCGCCGACTTCGCCGAGAAGCTGCAGCGCATGTACCTGCGCTGGGCCGAGCAGAAGGGCTACAAGACCGAGCTCATCGAGACGTCGTACGCCGAAGAGGCCGGCATCAAGTCGACCACCTTCGCCGTGCAGGTGCCGTACGCCTACGGAACCCTCTCCGTGGAACAAGGCACGCACCGCCTCGTGCGCATCTCGCCGTACGACAACCAGGGCCGACGGCAGACCTCCTTCGCCGGTGTCGAGGTGCTCCCCGTCGTCGAGCAGTCCGACCACGTCGAGATCGACGAGAGCGAGCTCAGGATCGACGTGTACCGGTCCTCCGGTCCCGGCGGCCAGGGCGTCAACACCACCGACTCCGCCGTGCGCATCACGCACCTCCCGACCGGGATCGTGGTCTCCTGCCAGAACGAGCGGTCGCAGATCCAGAACAAGGCCACCGCGATGAACGTCCTCCAGGCCAAGCTCCTGGAGCGGCGCCGCCAGGAGGAGCAGGCCAAGATGGACGCCCTCAAGGGCGACGGCGGCAACTCCTGGGGCAACCAGATGCGGTCGTACGTGCTGCACCCGTACCAGATGGTCAAGGACCTGCGCACCGAGTACGAAGTCGGCAACCCCGAGGCCGTGTTCAACGGCGAGATCGACGGCTTCCTGGAGGCCGGAATTCGCTGGCGCAAGCAGCAGGAGAAGTAG